From Falco cherrug isolate bFalChe1 chromosome W unlocalized genomic scaffold, bFalChe1.pri SUPER_W_unloc_1, whole genome shotgun sequence, the proteins below share one genomic window:
- the LOC129734145 gene encoding LOW QUALITY PROTEIN: copper-transporting ATPase 2-like (The sequence of the model RefSeq protein was modified relative to this genomic sequence to represent the inferred CDS: inserted 3 bases in 2 codons; substituted 1 base at 1 genomic stop codon), which translates to MKHNFAFDNMGYEESFEPVPSSSSQEHTVTINIVGMTCQSCVQSIEGQISKVKDIVSIKVSLEQNNAVIKYLQSEISSEQICQEIQDMGFDANIAEERLTTATVNLSCLRKAVVKLRVEGMTCQSCVTNIEGKIRKLHGVAKIKVSLGNQEAVIVYYPYIIQPDDLKSHISNLGYACTVKSKSAPLKLCVLDLERLQNANPKETPGSLGCDGVDPSVAEMSSTATVAVRIEGMHCKSCVRNIEGNISDLPGIQSIQVSLEHKRAVIQYSPNLITLSALQQAIESLPPGNFKVCLLNGSEANKGESPSSAFLCDLFREPLQDTTCTAVIRIDGMTCNSCVQSIEGIISQRQGVQHIAVSLAGRTGTIHYDPAVTNGEELRAAIEDMGFDASVLTDTAAGEHRHRPDTSNAAMQPQAPEPPRHGCGSAGLPDIPHLDVPNQPSGARAEKCFLQITGMTCASCVSTIERNLQKENGIISVLIALMAGKAEVKYKPEFIQPLEIAQLIQNLGFEATVIEHHAETEGSVELLITGMTCASCVHNIESKLMRTNGIFYTSVALATCKAHIQFDPEITGPRDIIKIIEEISFHASVARRVPNAHNLDHKKEIQQWRKSFLCSLLFGIPVLILMIYMLIPNGEHHGSMVLEQNLIPGLSILNLLFFVLCTFVQFLGGWYFYVQAYKSLKHKTANMDVYVLIVLATTIAYVYSCVILVLAIIEKAEKSPVTFFDTPPTLFVFIALGRWLEHIAKSKTSEALAKLISLQATEATVVTLGPDHSITSEEQVAVELVQRGDIVKVXFPVDGKVIEGSSMADESLITGEAMPVTKKPGSTVIAGSINAHGSVLVNATHVGNNTTLAQIVKLVEEAQMSKAPIQQLADKFSGYFVLFIIIISTVTLLVWITIGFINFDVIKKYFPNQNKHVSKAKLILRFAFQTSITVLSIACPCSLVLATPTAVMVGTGVAVQNGILIKGGKPLEMAHKIKTVMFDKTGTITCGVPKVMRVLLLGDMAVLSLKKVLAVVGTAEASSEHPLGVAVTKYCKEELGTQSLGYCTDFQAVPGCGISCKVGGVEAVLGMAEEGLSKLDANRSRDSSAPLGDNVLITLSESHGPSASHTYSVLIGNREWMRRXIANDVNDAMTDHETKGQTAILVAIDGVLCGMIAIADTVKQEAALAVHTLKNMGIDVVLITGDNRKTAKAIATQVGIKKVFAEVLPSHKVAKVQELQNGRRKVAMVGDGVNDFPALARADDGIAIGTGTDVAIEAADVLIQNDLLDVVASIHLLKRTVXRIRINLILVLIYNLLGIPIAAGVFMPVGLVLQPWMGSAAMAASSVSVVLSSLQLKCYKKPNTESYEAQAQGRMKPLTPSQISVHIGMDDRRRDSSRSAPLDQISQVSLSSLTSDRLLRCNGFVEEEGDKWSLLMNGGDEEQYI; encoded by the exons ATGAAACACAATTTTGCTTTTGACAACATGGGCTATGAGGAAAGCTTTGAACCTGTGCCCTCGTCATCTTCCCAAGAACACACTGTGACAATCAACATTGTGGGAATGACTTGCCAATCGTGTGTGCAGTCAATAGAAGGCCAAATTTCTAAGGTGAAGGACATTGTGAGTATTAAAGTCTCCCTTGAACAGAACAATGCTGTAATAAAGTATCTGCAGTCAGAAATAAGTTCTGAACAGATTTGCCAGGAAATTCAGGATATGGGCTTTGATGCCAACATAGCAGAAGAGAGGTTGACAACAGCGACCGTAAATTTGTCATGCTTGAGAAAAGCAGTAGTTAAGCTTCGGGTAGAAGGCATGACATGCCAGTCCTGTGTCACCAACATTGAAGGAAAGATTAGGAAATTGCACGGTGTGGCAAAAATCAAGGTGTCACTTGGTAACCAGGAAGCAGTTATTGTTTACTATCCTTACATCATACAACCTGATGACCTCAAGAGCCATATCAGTAACCTGGGGTATGCCTGCACTGTTAAAAGTAAATCAGCTCCTTTGAAGCTGTGTGTCCTCGATCTTGAGCGCTTGCAGAATGCAAACCCCAAGGAGACACCAGGAAGTCTTGGGTGTGATGGGGTGGATCCCTCGGTCGCTGAGATGAGTAGCACAGCTACGGTGGCTGTACGAATAGAAGGCATGCACTGCAAGTCCTGTGTCAGAAACATTGAAGGAAATATATCAGATCTTCCTGGCATACAAAGTATTCAAGTATCTTTGGAACATAAACGTGCTGTGATACAGTATAGCCCAAATTTGATTACCCTGTCAGCTTTGCAGCAAGCTATTGAATCCCTTCCACCTGGAAACTTTAAAGTATGCCTCCTTAATGGTTCAGAAGCAAATAAAGGAGAATCTCCATCATCCGCTTTCCTATGCGATCTCTTCAGAGAGCCACTGCAAGACACGACATGCACAGCTGTTATCAGGATTGATGGCATGACCTGCAATTCTTGTGTACAGTCTATTGAAGGGATCATATCACAGAGACAAGGAGTGCAACATATAGCAGTTTCTCTAGCTGGCAGAACTGGGACCATACATTATGATCCAGCTGTCACTAATGGAGAAGAGTTAAGAGCTGCCATAGAAGACATGGGGTTTGATGCTTCTGTGCTGACAG ATACCGCCGCTGGAGAACATAGGCACCGGCCTGACACCAGCAATGCTGCCATGCAGCCTCAAGCTCCAGAACCTCCTCGCCACGGCTGTGGGTCAGCTGGTCTTCCAGACATTCCTCACCTCGATGTGCCAAACCAGCCCAGTGGAGCGAGAGCGGAAAAGTGTTTTTTACAAATCACAGGCATGACCTGTGCATCATGCGTGTCTACCATTGAAAGAaacttgcagaaagaaaatg GAATTATTTCAGTGTTGATAGCACTGATGGCAGGTAAAGCAGAGGTAAAATACAAGCCAGAATTCATACAGCCTCTTGAAATAGCACAGCTGATCCAGAATTTGGGTTTTGAAGCTACTGTCATAGAACATcatgcagaaacagaagggaGTGTGGAGCTTCTT ATTACAGGGATGACTTGTGCTTCTTGTGTTCACAATATTGAATCCAAACTCATGAGAACAAATGGCATATTCTACACCTCAGTTGCACTTGCTACTTGCAAAGCTCACATCCAGTTTGATCCTGAAATTACTGGACCTCGAGATATTATAAAAATTATTGAG gaaattagcTTTCATGCTTCTGTGGCTAGAAGAGTTCCAAATGCACATAACCTGGAtcataaaaaggaaatacagca GTGGAGGAAGTCTTTCTTGTGCAGCCTACTCTTTGGTATCCCTGTCTTAATCCTAATGATTTATATGCTAATACCCAATGGGGAGCACCATGGGTCTATGGTGCTGGAACAGAATCTCATTCCTGGATTATCTATTTTAAATCTTCTCTTCTTTGTCCTGTGCACGTTTGTTCAG TTTCTTGGTGGATGGTATTTTTATGTACAAGCTTACAAATCTCTGAAGCACAAGACAGCCAATATGGATgtgt ATGTGCTCATCGTACTGGCCACGACGATTGCTTATGTGTATTCGTGTGTGATCCTGGTGTTAGCGATAattgaaaaggcagagaaaagccCTGTCACTTTCTTTGACACTCCTCCGACGCTGTTCGTGTTCATTGCCCTTGGGAGATGGCTGGAACACATAGCAAAG AGTAAGACCTCAGAAGCTCTTGCTAAACTTATATCTCTACAAGCCACAGAAGCCACTGTGGTGACTCTTGGACCTGACCACTCTATCACCAG TGAGGAGCAGGTAGCTGTTGAACTGGTTCAAAGGGGTGATATCGTAAAGGT GTTCCCAGTAGATGGAAAGGTCATTGAAGGCAGCTCTATGGCAGATGAGTCTCTTATTACTG GGGAAGCTATGCCAGTCACTAAAAAGCCTGGGAGCACAGTGATTGCTGGTTCTATAAATGCACATGGCTCAGTTCTTGTTAACGCAACCCATGTTGGTAACAATACCACCCTGGCACAAATTGTGAAATTGGTGGAAGAAGCTCAAATGtcaaag gCACCCATCCAGCAACTGGCAGATAAGTTTAGTGGATATTTTGTTCTATTTATCATCATCATTTCAACAGTGACATTGCTAGTGTGGATCACAATTGGTTTTATAAATTttgatgttattaaaaaatattttcct AATCAGAACAAACACGTTTCAAAAGCTAAACTAATACTGAGATTTGCATTTCAAACCTCAATCACTGTGCTGAGCATTGCATGCCCCTGTTCTTTAGTCTTGGCTACCCCCACAGCTGTGATGGTGGGCACAGGAGTTGCTGTGCAGAATGGTATTCTCATCAAAGGTGGAAAACCCCTGGAAATGGCACACAAG ATCAAGACTGTGATGTTTGATAAAACTGGGACCATCACCTGTGGAGTTCCTAAAGTCATGAGAGTGCTTTTGCTGGGAGACATGGCTGTGCTCTCTCTGAAGAAGGTACTAGCAGTGGTTGGCACTGCAGAAGCCAGCAGCGAGCATCCCTTAGGAGTGGCAGTCACTAAATACTGCAAAGAG GAGCTTGGCACTCAGAGCCTGGGATACTGCACCGACTTCCAGGCAGTCCCAGGCTGTGGCATCAGCTGCAAAGTTGGAGGTGTTGAGGCTGTCCTGGGCATGGCTGAGGAGGGTCTCAGTAAGCTGGACGCTaacaggagcagggacagcagtgCTCCTCTGGGAGATAACGTGCTGATCACGCTCTCGGAATCACATG GTCCATCAGCTTCTCATACATACTCGGTGTTGATTGGAAATCGTGAGTGGATGCGAC ATATTGCAAATGACGTGAATGATGCAATGACAGACCATGAAACGAAAGGACAGACTGCCATACTAGTGGCTATAGATG GCGTTTTGTGTGGAATGATTGCAATAGCAGACACTGTCAAGCAGGAGGCAGCCCTTGCTGTGCACACGCTGAAAAACATGGGAATAGATGTGGTGCTGATAACCGGGGACaacagaaaaactgcaaaagccATTGCTACTCAG GTTGGGATCAAAAAAGTCTTTGCTGAGGTTCTTCCTTCTCACAAGGTTGCAAAGGTCCAGGAGCTCCAAAATGGGAGGAGGAAGGTTGCAATGGTTGGTGATGGAGTCAATGATTTCCCTGCACTAGCCAGGGCCGATGATGGAATTGCAATTGGAACGGGCACCGATGTTGCCATTGAAGCAGCAGATGTTCTTATCCAA AATGACTTGCTGGATGTAGTTGCCAGTATTCACTTATTAAAGAGAACAGTTTGAAGAATACGGATAAATCTGATTCTTGTCTTAATTTATAATCTGCTTGGAATACCCATAGCAGCAG GTGTGTTCATGCCTGTTGGCCTTGTGCTTCAGCCTTGGATGGGATCAGCTGCAATGGCAGCTTCTTCTGTGTCTGTCGTGCTGTCTTCCCTGCAGCTGAAATG tTACAAGAAGCCAAACACAGAAAGTTATGAAGCACAAGCTCAAGGCCGCATGAAGCCACTTACTCCTTCCCAAATCAGTGTTCATATTGGAATGGATGATAGGAGGAGGGATTCATCTAGATCAGCTCCTTTGGATCAGATTAGCCAAGtgtctctctcttccttgaCTTCAGACAGGCTACTGAGATGTAATGGTTTTGTTGAGGAGGAAGGGGACAAGTGGTCATTGCTCATGAATGGAGGAGATGAAGAACAGTACATCTGA